AAGGCCGATGGCACACTTTGGGGAATGGGCGAAAACAATTTCGGCCAGCTGGGAGATGGCACGCAAACCGATCGGCATGAACCTGTCCAAATCGCGACCGATGTGGTTTCAGCAGACGCGGGTCACCACTTCAGTATGTTTATCACTTCGGACGGCCGACTCTGGGGCATGGGGTATAACTACCTTCATCAGCTGGGTGACGGCTCAACGAGCACTCGCATCACTCCGGTGCAGATCGCGACCGAAGTCGCTGCGGTATCCGTTAATGCAGATACGACGGTGTTTCTCAAAACCGATGGCACTTTCTGGGCGATCGGCAGTAACTACTCGGGCCAGTTTGGAAATGGAACGACCGAAGATGCCAGCACGCCTTTATTGGTGGCCACAGGACTATCCCAAGTGGTCACAGGATTTGGTCAAACTTGGCGATTCCGACCGCTTGCCCCAGACATCGCAGCGCAACCCGAGAATGCCTCAACAGTGGTGGGAAACCGCGTAATCCTCTCGGTCGAGGCCACCGGATCGGCGCTGTCCTATCAATGGCACCGCAATGGCGAAATTATCGCAGGCGCAACAGCACCTAGTCTCGTAATTGAGGAGGTGTCGCTAAGTGACGATGCCGATTACACCGTTATGATATCTAATGAGCTCGATACCGTGACCTCCGCGCCGGCTCACCTAACCGTGCAGGCACCGCCGGTGATCGAGACTCAGCCCATCGCACAGACCGTGGTGACGGGCAATAGCGCGACCCTGAGCGTCACGGCAAACGGTGTGCCCGCACCAAGTTACCAGTGGCGCAGAAACGGCGAAGCGATTGTCGGCGCAACGGCGGCAAGCTTGGTGATCGAGTCGGTATCGTTGAACGACGATGCCGACTACGACGTCATGGTCAGCAACGCGGTGAGCACCATCACTTCGGAGACAGTGCACCTGACCGTGCATACGCCCCCGGCGATCGAGACGCAGCCGCTCGGCCAAACGGTGGCGATTGGCGAAAACGTGACGCTGACCGTAGTGGCCAGCGGAGTGCCGGCGCCCGAGTATCAGTGGCGCCACGACGGCGAGCCGATCTCCGGAGCAACCGACTCCAGCTATACCATCGCCTCCGCGATGGCCGAAGATGCCGGGAGCTACGATGTAGTGGTGAGCAACCCGAAGGGAAGCGTGACCTCCGATGCGACCACTCTGGTCGTCATCGAGGCACCGGTCATTACCCAGCACCCTCAATCGCAGGCCGGGTTTGTTGGCCAGAGTTACACGTTCACGGTCACAGCTGAGGGGCCCGCTCCCCTGGCCTACCAATGGTTCAAGGACGATGGCGCAATCGCGGGGGCCACCTCCACGTCCTTCACTGTCAGCAGCACGAGCCTGGCAGATGCGGGGAACTACCGGGTGGAAGTCGCCAACTCGGCCGGATCGGTTTCGTCGGAAGCCGCCACCCTTTCACTCCTTTCCTTGTCCACCTCTCATGAAGTGCGGGGCTATGGCTATAGGGCTGGAGGCACCGTGATGATCGACAATACGATCACCTATGCTGGCCCTTTGTCCGGATTCGCTTGGTCAGTCATTCCACCGTCAAACTTGGACCAGTCCTGGACTTTTGCGGGGGACTCCAACGAGGAGGGAACGGTGGTTTCCCCGCGTCCGGGCGACACCGACTTGTTGGAATGGAGGTGGACCATCGCGCCAGCGAGTCCTTTTACATTTTCCTACTCTCTCCAAGTTCCCGAAGATGCCACCGGGGTGCAGTCCTTGATCGCCCTGGCAACGCTCAGCTTGGCAGATAATGTTTTGGACCAGGTGGCCATACCCGATCCGCTCCTGTTGCCTGAAGCGCCCGCAACTCACTCTGCCGACGTGAACGATGATTTTCTCCTGTCATTGTCCGAGCTCCTTCGCGTAATCGAACTCTACAACTATCGGAGCGGCACCACACGCACTGGCGAGTATCACCCCGATCCATCGACGGAGGATGGTTTCGCCCCAGCACCCCGTGAAAGTGTCCCCGAGCAACTCCACTCGGCTGACACCGACCGCGATGGTGCGCTCAGTCTCTCGGAGCTGCTTCGCGTGATTGAACTCTACAACCACCGCGAAGGCACCCAGCGCACCGGTGCCTATCATCCATCCCCCAGCACGGCGGACGGTTTTGCCGTTGGACCATCATCTTGACCGGTCTCGATCACCAATGCCGAAAACGGCTAGATCGGAACGAACCGAACTTCGGCAAATGCAAGCCCGGTAGCCTAAAGCTGGCTTGCTGAAACAAGGGTCTTCGCGTCGGTTGGGGTCGTGTCCAATTCATTTTTTCGTGAACAAATCATCGACACCTGCCTCGCTCTCGAGGCCCGTGGGCTCAACCAGGGCACCTCCGGCAATGTCTCCGTGCGCGACGAGGCCGGCACCGGTTTTTTCCTGACGCCCTCTTCCCTGCCCTACCACCAGATGACCCCCGACGACATCGTGCACGTCGATCTCGCGTCGGGCACCATCACCGGCACACGCAAGCCGTCCTCCGAATACCCCTTTCACCTCGCCATCCTTCGCGCCCGGCCCGACGCCCAAGCCGTCGTCCACACCCACAGCCAACACGCCACCGCGGTCGCTTGCCTGCGACGTGACCTGCCGGCGGTGCACTACCTCGTCGCCCTGTTCGGCGGCGCCCAGATCCGCTGCGCGCCCTACGCGACCTTCGGCACCGACGAACTCTCCGCCAACGTCGTCGCAGCCCTCAGCGACCGCCGGGCCGCGCTCATGGCCAACCACGGACTCGTCGTGATCGGTCGCAATCTCGACGAAGCCCTCGCGCTCACTGCCGAAGCCGAAACCCTCGCCAAACTCTACCTGCAAACCCTCGCCGCCGGCACGCCGCACATCCTGCCCGACGATGAAATGGCGCGCGTCGTCGACCGTTTCCGCGACTACGGCTACGGGCCAGTCGGAGGAATGAAGAAGGGTGAATAGTGAATGAATGGTGAGTGGTGAAGGTGGGGCGTGACCGCCGGGCGCGCGGATAGGTTCGCCGGGACGGGGAGGCAACGTGGGCTGTCGGGCGTAAAGCCCGACCCACATTTATGGAGAGGCACTTACCGTGTCTGGCGAGACCGAGAGGCAATGGAGCGCGAGCAAGTTAAACCGCAGATGGCGGCGCCAAAGGCGACCAAGGCTCGCCCCCCTACCTTCCCCCGCCCCGCCTTCAGGGTCCTCCGCGAGTTTCGTGTGCCCCTCCCCTACCGCTTTCACCCTTCACCATTCACCACTCACCATTCCCCATTCGTTATGGAATCCGTAGTTCTTGGCCGGGGCGCAGGGCGTTGGCTTCGCTGAGCAACTCGCGGTTGGCCTCATAGATTTCCCGCCAACGCGTGGGCGTGCCGTAGTAGCGCAAACTGATGCGCGACAGTGAGTCGCCCTCCACCACAATGTGCGTGCGCGGCACTGCGGCCGTTGCTGTCGCCGGCGGCGTGGCCGTGGTGGTCACCACCGTCGAGCGCCCTGCTGTCACCGTCGTGGGCCCCGCGTTGGGGTTCAACACCCGGGCCGCGGCGGCGATCTGGTCCAACGTGTTTTGCGCCTGCCGCAAACGCCCCGCGAGCGCTGCGTTCTCGCGCTGTGCCTGCGCGAGGCGGGCTTCCTGCGTCTGCCGTTCGTTGGTCAGCGCTTCCTGCAGCCGCAGGTTGGCCGAACGATGCGTCACCAGTTCCTGCTCCGCTTCGCGCACGCGCGCCGCGAGCTCGGCGACCTGATCGCTGTCGGCCGTCGCTTCGGCCACCGCCCGCTCGAGGCTGGCGATGCGCGAACGCGCGCCGTTGAGCTCGTTACGCACGCTCGCCAATTCTTCCACGCCTTCCTCCGCCCGCGCGGTCAGCGTATCCTCGTTGGCCTGCAAACGAGCAATCACGTCGTTCAAACGCGCTCGCTCGGCGGTCCATTCGGCCACCGCGCTCGACGCCTGTTCCTGCGCCGCCGCCTCAGCCGCCGCGACCTGCTCGGCCAGGGCTGCGTTCTCGCGGCTCAAAGAATCATAGGCCCCCCGCAGCGCCGCCAAATCTGCCCGCACGTCCTCAAGCGCGGTCGCCGACGCGGTGAGTGTGTCAACGCGATCGGCCAAGGTCGCGCGTTCCGCCTGCGCCGCCGTCAAGTCGGACGCCAACGCATCGGCGCGTCGACTTGCCTCGGTCCGCTCGGTGAGGGCGGTGGCGACCTGTTGCTGCAGTTCGGCCTGCGCGGCGAGCAGTTCGTCGTTGTTGCTCGCCAGCGTGTTCACCTGGTCACGGTAAGCCTGCGCCTCCGCCAGCTGCGTATTCAAATTCTCGATGCGAGCCGTGAGCGCCTGCCGGGTCTGTTGCCAATCGGCTGGCGGCTTCGGCGCCGCCTGCGCCTCGCTGAGCGCAGTTTGCAACGCGAGGTTCTCCGCCCGCAACTCGGCATCGGCATTCACCAGTTCGGCGACTTCACGTTCGAGATCGGCCAAACGGCCCTGCGCCGCCTCCTCGTCCATCTCGCGGGTGGCGAGCAGGGCGCGATTGGCGTCGGTGAGCGACTTCGCGGTCTCTCGGGCGCGCTGCAACTGCACGGTGAGCGCCGCAAACTCCCGGGCTGCCGCCGCCCGTTCCTCGGCCATCTGTTCTTCGACTTGCTGCACGCGGCCTTGCAGCGTCGCGACTTCCATTTCGAGCGCCGGGTTCATGCCGGCTTCCTCGACCGCTGCAGCCTGGGCGGCCAGCGCCGCCGCAACCGCCTTTTCAGACGCCTCCAGGTCGCCCTGCAGGCGCAGATTCTCCCCCGTCAGCTCGGCGATGGTCGCGTTGTTTTCGTCCAACTTGGACTGAATACCGGCCAGCTCGTCGGCCAACTGACTGGCCTCGTTCACCGCGTAATCGCGCGCTGTCACCAGTCCGGCGATACGTTCCGACTGTTGATCCGCATCGGTCAACAAACGTTCGGCGGACGCAAGTTGTTCCCGCAGGCGTTCGTTCTGCGTGCGCAGCTGACGCGCCTCGGTCTCCGCCGCCACCTTGGCCGACGCCACGGTGTCCAAATCCCCCACCCGGCTGCGCGCCAACTGCAGCTCATCCTGCAGACTCGCGATCACCCCGCGGGCTTGCGCCAGCGAGTCGCGTGTCGCCGCCAACTCACCGGCCGCATCCGTCGCCGCCGCCAGTTGGATATTGAGCGTCGCCACCTCGGACTGCCACGCCTCCGCCGCTTCATTCGACGCCAACAACTCTGCCTGCAACGCCGCCAACTGGTCGCGCAGCGCCACGTTGGCTTCGCTGGTGTTATCCGCGGCAGCGAGCTCGGTCCGCAGCATGCCCAATTCCTCCTGCAGCGCCTGGACACGTTCCTCGCTTTCGGACAACGCGGTGCGGACCGTCACTACTTCGCCAGCGTCCTCCCGCGCAGCTTCAAGTTGAGTCAACAAGCGGTTCGCTTCCGCCTCCCAGCGTTCGGCATCGCCGGTTACCCCGGTCAATTGCGTCTCCAGCGCGGCCAGCTGATCGCGCATCGCGGCGTTGGTCGACTGCACCTCGGCGGTGTCGGCCAATTGTTCCCGCGCCTGCGTAAGCTCGCGCCGGAAGCTCGCCACGTCCTGCTCCCGCTGGGCCAAGGACGCACGGGCAGTCGCCAACTCCGCGCTCATCGCGTCAGCCGACTCAAGTTGCGCGGTCAACGTTTCCGACTCGCGCTGCCAACGCTGCGCTTCGTCCGTCGCCGACGCCAACAGCGATTCCAACGTCGCGACCTGATCGCGCAGCGCAGCATCGTCGGCCAAGCCACTCTCGGTCGCCGCCAGCCGCGCCCGCACCTGGGCCAACTCGGCGTCGAGCGACTCGGCCCGTTGCTGACTTTGCGCGAGCGACGCGCGCACCGTCGCCAGCTCGGCGACCGTGGCTTCAGCCGACTCCAACTGATTCGACAAACGATTTCGCTCATCGGTCGCCTCCGCTAAGCGCGACTCCAGCGAGGCGATCTGGTCCTGCAGCTCGGCATTGTTCGCCTGCACTTCGCCCGCATCGGCGAGCCGAGCCCGCACTTGGGCCAACTCGGCGTCGAGCGACTCGGCCCGTTGCTGACTTTGCGCGAGCGACGCGCGCACCGTCGCCAGCTCGGCGACCGTGGCTTCAGCCGACTCCAACTGATTCGACAAACGATTTCGCTCATCGGTCGCCTCCGCTAAGCGCGACTCCAGCGAGGCGATCTGGTCCTGCAGCTCGGCATTGTTCGCCTGCACTTCGCCCGCATCGGCGAGCCGCGCCCGAACTTGGGCCAACTCGGCGTCGAGCGACTCGGCCCGCTGCTGGCTTTGCGCGAGCGACGCGCGCACCGTCGCCAGTTCGGCGACCGTGCTTTCGGCCGACTCCAGCTGATTTGCCAGAAGGTTCCGCTCGTCGGCCGCTACCTCCAGGCGGGCCTCCAACGCCGCAACCTGCGCGGTCAAATCGCTGTTCGAGGTTTCAAGCTGCTGCGCCCGAGCGCCAGCTTCGCGCGCCTCCGCGAGCTGTGTCTCCAACCTTTCGATACGGCGAAGGCTTTGCGCGTAAGAGTTTTCCACCCGCCCCAATTCGTCCACTTCCTCTGCCGCCGTCTGCGCTTCCACGCGCCACTGTTCTACCTGCTCACGCGCGGTGGCCAACTGATCCACCAAGTTATCCCGCTCCGCGGCCAACGCGGCCAATTGGGTCGAGGCGGTGTTTTGGCTGCGGGTCACCTCGGCTTCGAGCGTGGCGTAACGTTCCAGCAAATCCTCGTGCTCGGTGGTGAGTCCGGAAAGTGCCTGCCGGGTTTCGGCCAGACTCGTGGCCAAGCTTTCCCGCTCCGCCTGGGTGTCGGCGAGACGAGCTTGGACTTGGTTAAGTTCCTGATTGGCGGTCTCCAGTGCGGCCACCCGTTCGGCGAGCTCGCCCGACAGGCGATTGGCTTCGCGTTGGGTCTCGACGGTTTCGGTGCGCGCTTCGGCCAACTCCACCCGTAGGTTCGCGGCCGTGGCGTCCAGATCGGCGGCCCGCGCCAACGCGGTCTGCAAGCGGGCGATTTCGGTGGCGTCACTCTCGGTCTGCGCGGTCAAATCCGCGACGGCCGCCTCGCGGTCGCGCAGGGCATCTTCCAACGAAGTCACGCGCGCTGCGCTTTCCTGCAAACTTTCCAGTTGGGCAGCGGTGGCGGTTTGGAAATCGGCGCGCTCGGTATTGGCTCTCGACTGCAGCGCGGCCAACTCACCACGCACCTGCTGGAGTTGCACGTCGGCCTTGCTGGCGAGGTCGCGCCACAGGGCGGCGTCGGCGGCGGCGGCCCGAGCCTCGGTCAACGCGGTCTCCAACTCGCCCACCTGCGCCTGCGTCGCCGTGAGGGTCGCGTTGAGTTGTTGCTCACTCGCTTGGAGCGTGGCGAGAGAGTCCTCACGCTCAGCCGTGGTCGCTTGCAAACCGGCCACCGCAGTCCGCGCCGCAGAGAGCTGTTCATCCAAGGTGGCAACGCGCTCCACCGCCACCTTCAGCGCGGCCTCGGTCTCGGTTTGGCGGGCGAGTGCCGTGCGCAGTTCGTCGAGTTCGCGATCCCGACCGGAGAGCGTTTCCTGCAAGTCGCTGACCTGGACCTGCAGAGCGGCCAGCTGCTCGGCCTCCGCCTCCGCAGCGGCCAGGCGGGCCGACAATTGCAAACGATCATCAGCCGCCTCGTCCTGCATCTTTAACGCGAGGGTGATTCGTCTTTCGGCGTTGGAAAGATCGGCCGTCAGCGATGCGTTTTCCTCCCGCATTCCGGCCAAGTCCGCCGCCAGCGCGGTCGCGCGATCCTCGGTTTCCGTCAAAGTCGTGCGCAGGGTTTCGGCTTCGGCGAGTTGGGCCTGCAAGCTTGTGATCTGATCGGCGGCGGTGGCGGCGGTTTGTTCGGCCGCGGCCAAATCGGCGAGGAGTGTGTCCCGCACGTTCTGCATCTCAGCCAAGTCACTGGCCAAGGTCGCGGCACGAGTGTTGGCCTCTTCGAGGTCCGATGCCCAGATGGCTTCGTTGGCGAGCCGGGCGTTTAACTCAGTCAGTTCCGCGTTGCGTTCACGCACAACTTCGGCGCGGCGCTCGGCGATATTCTGCGCCTCCTCGAGCTGCGTGCGCAGACGGTTGAACTCGGCCTGCAACGTTGCGACTTGTTCGGCGTCGCTCTCGCGACGACTCTGCTCGCGGGCGGACTCGGCCCGCGCAGCTTGCAATTCGGCCTGCAGGGCGACGACGCGTTGATTGGCCTCTTCCAAATCAGAGGCCCAGATCGCCTCCTGGGCGACACGGCTTTCCAGCTCGGTGATTTGATCCGCGCTGGCGGCCAGCGCGGCGGCGCGTTCAGTGGCCAAAGTCTCCGCTGAGGTCAGGGCCTGTTGCGCGGCGTCAAGTTGACTTTGCAAGGCGACCACCGCGGCCCGCTGCGTCTCGCTCGTCTGCGCCGCGGCGGTCATCGCGCGCTGCAGTTGCGTTTCGAGTTCGGCCACGCGTTGCGTCGCGGTGGCGAGTTCGGCCGCGGCAGACTCAGCGGCAGTGAGACGGGCGGTGAGCGTCGCCACCTGTTCGCCCTGAGCGGCCAGTTCGTCGCGCAGGGTTTCGTTGCGCTCGGCGGCTTCGGCTTGAGCGGCTTGCGCCGCGTTTAAGTCGGCTTCGAGGGCAGCGACTGCGTTTCGTTGCGCGTCGGTGCTTTGCGCCGCGGCGGTCATCGCGCGCTGCAGTTGCGTTTCGAGTTCGGCCACGCGCTGGGTCGCCGTAGCAAGTTCGGCCGCGGCCGACTCGGCGGCGGCGAGACTTGCGGTGAGGGTCGCCACCTGTTCGCCCTGAGCGGCCAGTTCATCGCGCAGGGTTTCGTTGCGCTGGGCGGCTTCGGCTTGGGCGGTTTGCGCCGCGCTCAAGTCGGCTTCGAGGGCGGCGACTACGTTTTGTTGCGCGTCGGTGCGCTGCGCCGCGGCGATCGTGGCGCGCTGCAGTTGCGTTTCGAGTTCGGCCACGCGCTGGGTCGCCGTAGCAAGTTCGGCCGCGGCTGACTCGGCGGCAGCGAGACGTGCGGTGAGGGTTTCGACCTGCTCACGTTGGGCGGCCAGTTGTGTCCGCAGGGTTTCGCTGGCGGCGGCGTCCTGCTGCAAATTGGCCACCTGAGACTCGAGGGGCTCCAGGCGGGCGATCCGACTGCGTAGCGTGCCCAACTCCGTGGTGAGCGACGCGAGTTCGGCATCGGCCTGCTCCGATCGCGCCCGCGCTTCACGCAGGGCGGCGGCGAGCTCCCGGGCTTGCTCGGCGTTGCTGGTTTCGGCGGCGCGCGCGATGTCGAGCGCCGTAGCCAATTCGGCCGCCTGCTCGCTGGATTGGCGCAACGCGCTCACTTCGTCGCGTAGGGCGGCCAGTTCCGTGCTCGCAGCGGTGAGCTGCGTCGACGTTTCTTCGCCGGCCTGTCGCAGCGCCGCGATTTCGGCGTCGCGGGCGGTCAGTTCGGCCGAGAGTTCGGCGGAATCGGTTGCTCCATTCCGGGCTTCCGCCAAGGCTGTATCGGTTTCCCGAATACGCTGGGTAAGTCGACCGTTCTCCGCTTCGAGTTCAGTGAGCCGGGCGTTGAGACCGTCGATGTTGCCGAGGGCGTTTTCGAGGGTGTCGACCCGTTGACGGGCCTGCACCAAATCGCTCTGCAGGGACACGATTTGATCACGGGCGTTGTCGAGTTCCGCGGCGGCGGCGGAGTCATCACCGACGGATGCACTGGCGCCGCTGTTGGCGCGGCGTTCGGCCTGGCGCAGGCGACGCCCCATGGCACTGAGCTCGAGGGTGGCGCGTTTCACCTCGGCATTCAGCACGCGGTTGTCCTCGGCGGCGGTGCGCAGGAGCGCGGCGGCTTGTTCGAGCACCCGGCGGGTGGCGTCGTCGGACGGCGAGACGTCGAGGAGCTTATCCGCCACGCTGGCGATGTGAGCCGGAGCCGCCGCGTCGTTGTCCACCGGGGCCATGGCCTGCACGACCCGTTGCTCCAGTTCGTATTTCTGGCGGGAAAGGTTTTGGTTGGCCGAGACGAGGCCGGAGTTCTCGCGTTGAAGCCGTTGCACTTCGGCCTCCAGCGCGATGAGACGGGACTCGAGGACGGGGTCGTCGCCACCGGCTGTGGCCGGCGCCGGGGACGACGCCACGGCAGTCGCCGGGCCGAGCCCGAGGCGGTTGCGCAGAGCGCTGAGTTTGACGTCGGCGGCCGCCTTTTGCACGCGATCCAGTCGCCGCAACACCATGTCGCGGGCGCGCGGATCGGCGCCGTTGTCGGCGGCGAGCATCAGCCACGGGTAGGCCTCGACAAGGCTCTGCGGCAGCCCGCCGCGACCTTCCGCATACATGATGCCGAGGTTGTTCTGGGCGGGACCATAATTCTGCTCGGCGGCCTGGCGGTAGAGTTCGACGGCAGCGGCATCGTCGCGCGCCACGCCGCGGCCTTCTTCGTGAAGCAGAGCGAGGTTGTGGGCGGCTTGGACCGAGCCCTTGGCGATCGCCTGGCGATACCACTTGGCGGCTTCGGCGGGATCGGCCTGCACGCCCTCCCCTTTTTCGTAGTGCAAGCCGAGGTGCAGCATCGCCTCGGGCAGACCGTTCTCGGCCGCTTGCCGAAACCACAGCACCGCTTCCAAGGTGTCCTGCCGCACACCGATGCCGCGGGCATACATGTTGCCCACGTTGAACTGGGCTTCGACAAAACCGAGATCGGCCGAGCGGCGGTAGAACTGAAAGGCTTTACTGAGATCGGCCGGCACGCCTCGACCCAGCTCATGCACCAGACCGAGGTTAAACGCGGCCACCGCATCACCGCGAGCGGCGGCTTGTTCGTAGGCGGCCAGACCGGCGGCGAAGTCTTGGTCGACGCCATCGCCGTTCATGTAGGCGTTGCCCAGGAGTGTCAGCGCACTTACGTCGCCCGCCTCAGCGCGCTCGCGCAGGGTCGCAACATCAACCTGTGCGCTCAGCGAACCGGCTGCCCACAGCACCGACGCCACCCACAAACCGCGCGGCAAGATGCGGCGTGTGAGGGTTTTGGAGATACCTGAGTGGTTCCCGACCGGTGAAAGCACACGCCCTCTTGTGGGGAATTTGCCCCAAGGCGCAAGGGCCGGTTATGAGGGGGATCACTCAACCACCCGGCAGGGCAGGAGCGCGGCGTCCTGCATGCCGTGGATGATCTTCTTATCAGGCGGGCAGAACGTCGCCAAGGCGCCGCTCAATTGCACCTTGTCGTCCTGGACAAAATAGTAGGGACAGAGCCGCAGGCGGCCTTGGCGCGAGGTGGCCGTGCCGGCCGTGGCGGGGTCGCCGCCCGCCGGCGGATAGAGAGGGTGGCTGAGACGGCGCGGCTTCCGGTATTCCTGCAGCACGTGGAGGTTGTGCAGGGCATCCTGGATCGCGATGTCGATGCCGGCGCTCCACTCCTCGCGGGAGCAGTCCGCGCCGTAAACGACGCTGCGCGCGCCCCAGGCGGACTCATGGTAACCGGAAATTTTGAGAATGAGGTCGCGCTCTTTTTGGGAGGCTTCGGCCAACTGCCCCCAATGCGCGAGGGCACGGCCCCCGGCGGTCGGCCCGTCGAGCACGGCGCCCGGCGGCAAGGGAGCCGGGTCGACCACCCACGAGCGCGGGAAAAGTTTGTTGAGCTGCTTGAAGGAGCGTTTGGGCAGCGCCTCGCGCCAGTAGTCGCCGAGCAGGTGATGGTGGAAGAGTGCGGCGGCGAGCTTCTCTTCCTGAAAGGGGCGCATGGGCGGCGCGACGACCAACTCGTCGGCTTCCAGCGCTTCGAAAAGGTAGGTGGCGGTGGAGATGTTTTCGAGGTCGTGCAGCTCGAAGAAGCGGTAAACGACGTCGATCTTTTCGGGGTTGCCGTCGATATCGAAGCAGAGCGCGGTGCCGAGGGGGAACAGGTCGTCGGGGTCGAGGCAATACACGCGATGGCCGCGCAATTGCAGTTGCTCGGCCAGCCACTGCATCTCGGGACGGTAGGTGGCGGACTCGTCGCTCACCACGATGGCAATGAGCGGATTTCCCACGGTGGGGGCGAGCGCGGCGAGCGACTGGTAAAAGTGAAGGATCATCGCATCCCCCTGCCCCACGATCTCGCCCTGTTCATCGTAGAGCCGGTTGAGGAAGGCGGTGAGGCCGATGCCGCCCGGCACCGAGTCGAGCTCGGTCATGACAAAGCCGTCGTCGGTGAGCAGCAGGTCGGGCCGCAGGACGGTGGGCAAGGCGCCGCGTTGGCGCGCGTCGCGGGCGTGTTTGACGAGCGAGGCCGGCTTGCCGCGATCGAGGTATTCGGCAACCCACGGTGCTTGCAGCGATTTGTTGCGCAGGAGGTTTTTG
This portion of the Actomonas aquatica genome encodes:
- a CDS encoding LysM peptidoglycan-binding domain-containing protein, encoding MPRGLWVASVLWAAGSLSAQVDVATLRERAEAGDVSALTLLGNAYMNGDGVDQDFAAGLAAYEQAAARGDAVAAFNLGLVHELGRGVPADLSKAFQFYRRSADLGFVEAQFNVGNMYARGIGVRQDTLEAVLWFRQAAENGLPEAMLHLGLHYEKGEGVQADPAEAAKWYRQAIAKGSVQAAHNLALLHEEGRGVARDDAAAVELYRQAAEQNYGPAQNNLGIMYAEGRGGLPQSLVEAYPWLMLAADNGADPRARDMVLRRLDRVQKAAADVKLSALRNRLGLGPATAVASSPAPATAGGDDPVLESRLIALEAEVQRLQRENSGLVSANQNLSRQKYELEQRVVQAMAPVDNDAAAPAHIASVADKLLDVSPSDDATRRVLEQAAALLRTAAEDNRVLNAEVKRATLELSAMGRRLRQAERRANSGASASVGDDSAAAAELDNARDQIVSLQSDLVQARQRVDTLENALGNIDGLNARLTELEAENGRLTQRIRETDTALAEARNGATDSAELSAELTARDAEIAALRQAGEETSTQLTAASTELAALRDEVSALRQSSEQAAELATALDIARAAETSNAEQARELAAALREARARSEQADAELASLTTELGTLRSRIARLEPLESQVANLQQDAAASETLRTQLAAQREQVETLTARLAAAESAAAELATATQRVAELETQLQRATIAAAQRTDAQQNVVAALEADLSAAQTAQAEAAQRNETLRDELAAQGEQVATLTASLAAAESAAAELATATQRVAELETQLQRAMTAAAQSTDAQRNAVAALEADLNAAQAAQAEAAERNETLRDELAAQGEQVATLTARLTAAESAAAELATATQRVAELETQLQRAMTAAAQTSETQRAAVVALQSQLDAAQQALTSAETLATERAAALAASADQITELESRVAQEAIWASDLEEANQRVVALQAELQAARAESAREQSRRESDAEQVATLQAEFNRLRTQLEEAQNIAERRAEVVRERNAELTELNARLANEAIWASDLEEANTRAATLASDLAEMQNVRDTLLADLAAAEQTAATAADQITSLQAQLAEAETLRTTLTETEDRATALAADLAGMREENASLTADLSNAERRITLALKMQDEAADDRLQLSARLAAAEAEAEQLAALQVQVSDLQETLSGRDRELDELRTALARQTETEAALKVAVERVATLDEQLSAARTAVAGLQATTAEREDSLATLQASEQQLNATLTATQAQVGELETALTEARAAAADAALWRDLASKADVQLQQVRGELAALQSRANTERADFQTATAAQLESLQESAARVTSLEDALRDREAAVADLTAQTESDATEIARLQTALARAADLDATAANLRVELAEARTETVETQREANRLSGELAERVAALETANQELNQVQARLADTQAERESLATSLAETRQALSGLTTEHEDLLERYATLEAEVTRSQNTASTQLAALAAERDNLVDQLATAREQVEQWRVEAQTAAEEVDELGRVENSYAQSLRRIERLETQLAEAREAGARAQQLETSNSDLTAQVAALEARLEVAADERNLLANQLESAESTVAELATVRASLAQSQQRAESLDAELAQVRARLADAGEVQANNAELQDQIASLESRLAEATDERNRLSNQLESAEATVAELATVRASLAQSQQRAESLDAELAQVRARLADAGEVQANNAELQDQIASLESRLAEATDERNRLSNQLESAEATVAELATVRASLAQSQQRAESLDAELAQVRARLAATESGLADDAALRDQVATLESLLASATDEAQRWQRESETLTAQLESADAMSAELATARASLAQREQDVASFRRELTQAREQLADTAEVQSTNAAMRDQLAALETQLTGVTGDAERWEAEANRLLTQLEAAREDAGEVVTVRTALSESEERVQALQEELGMLRTELAAADNTSEANVALRDQLAALQAELLASNEAAEAWQSEVATLNIQLAAATDAAGELAATRDSLAQARGVIASLQDELQLARSRVGDLDTVASAKVAAETEARQLRTQNERLREQLASAERLLTDADQQSERIAGLVTARDYAVNEASQLADELAGIQSKLDENNATIAELTGENLRLQGDLEASEKAVAAALAAQAAAVEEAGMNPALEMEVATLQGRVQQVEEQMAEERAAAAREFAALTVQLQRARETAKSLTDANRALLATREMDEEAAQGRLADLEREVAELVNADAELRAENLALQTALSEAQAAPKPPADWQQTRQALTARIENLNTQLAEAQAYRDQVNTLASNNDELLAAQAELQQQVATALTERTEASRRADALASDLTAAQAERATLADRVDTLTASATALEDVRADLAALRGAYDSLSRENAALAEQVAAAEAAAQEQASSAVAEWTAERARLNDVIARLQANEDTLTARAEEGVEELASVRNELNGARSRIASLERAVAEATADSDQVAELAARVREAEQELVTHRSANLRLQEALTNERQTQEARLAQAQRENAALAGRLRQAQNTLDQIAAAARVLNPNAGPTTVTAGRSTVVTTTATPPATATAAVPRTHIVVEGDSLSRISLRYYGTPTRWREIYEANRELLSEANALRPGQELRIP
- a CDS encoding class II aldolase/adducin family protein; the protein is MSNSFFREQIIDTCLALEARGLNQGTSGNVSVRDEAGTGFFLTPSSLPYHQMTPDDIVHVDLASGTITGTRKPSSEYPFHLAILRARPDAQAVVHTHSQHATAVACLRRDLPAVHYLVALFGGAQIRCAPYATFGTDELSANVVAALSDRRAALMANHGLVVIGRNLDEALALTAEAETLAKLYLQTLAAGTPHILPDDEMARVVDRFRDYGYGPVGGMKKGE